The following proteins come from a genomic window of Thiothrix unzii:
- the dusA gene encoding tRNA dihydrouridine(20/20a) synthase DusA, translating to MKKLNRKFTVAPMLDWTDRHCRFFHRLLTKEAILYTEMVTTGAILYGDPARQLRFNSQEHPVALQLGGSEPQELAQCARIAQDYGYDEINLNVGCPSERVQKGAFGACLMAEPQLIAECVSAMQAAVAIPITVKNRIGIDDQEDYTDLHHFIDTVSQAGCQTFIIHARKAWLKGLSPKENREIPPLRYDLVYQIKQAFPTLEIIINGGITTLEQCQQHLQHVDGVMVGREAYHNPWLLAQVDPLLYGTPAPLESRQAALLAMLPYVQAQLDAGVPLGHISRHLLGLFQGMPGARAFRRLISENAHKPDAGVKLLRDALAKIT from the coding sequence ATGAAGAAGCTTAACCGAAAATTTACCGTAGCCCCAATGTTGGACTGGACTGACCGGCATTGCCGTTTTTTTCATAGATTGCTTACAAAAGAAGCGATTTTATACACAGAAATGGTGACAACTGGCGCGATTTTATACGGCGATCCTGCGCGGCAATTGCGCTTTAATTCGCAAGAACACCCCGTCGCATTACAACTCGGTGGCAGTGAACCGCAGGAATTAGCCCAGTGCGCCCGTATTGCACAAGATTACGGCTACGATGAAATCAATCTGAATGTCGGCTGCCCCAGCGAGCGCGTGCAAAAAGGTGCATTCGGCGCGTGTTTAATGGCTGAACCACAACTCATTGCGGAATGCGTGAGTGCAATGCAAGCCGCTGTTGCTATTCCCATCACAGTAAAAAACCGCATTGGCATTGACGACCAAGAAGATTACACCGATTTACACCACTTCATTGACACGGTGTCACAAGCAGGCTGCCAGACATTTATTATCCACGCCCGTAAAGCATGGCTGAAAGGTTTAAGCCCCAAAGAAAACCGCGAAATTCCACCGCTGCGTTACGATCTGGTGTACCAAATCAAGCAAGCCTTCCCCACGCTCGAAATCATTATTAACGGTGGCATTACCACGCTGGAACAATGCCAGCAGCATTTACAGCACGTCGATGGTGTCATGGTCGGGCGTGAGGCTTACCATAATCCTTGGCTGCTGGCGCAGGTTGACCCGCTGCTTTACGGCACACCTGCCCCGCTGGAATCGCGTCAGGCGGCGTTACTGGCAATGTTACCCTATGTGCAGGCGCAACTTGATGCGGGCGTACCACTGGGGCATATCAGCCGCCACTTGCTAGGATTATTTCAAGGAATGCCGGGGGCGCGTGCGTTTCGGCGGCTCATCAGCGAGAACGCACACAAGCCGGATGCTGGTGTGAAATTATTACGCGATGCTTTAGCAAAAATTACTTGA